Below is a genomic region from Triticum dicoccoides isolate Atlit2015 ecotype Zavitan chromosome 5A, WEW_v2.0, whole genome shotgun sequence.
AACGGGCAATCTTTGTTGGGAGTCACATGTCCCTGTGCTGGATTAGGTTGTTTAAGAGGTACATGGTAAATTCTTGCGAGGAATCAATATAAGTTGAATTGACCTGTCAACAACTGGATTAGTATAGCTCCTATGGTGAATATTAAGTTCAGGTTCAGTAGGGCGACATTCATTAATCTTTTTTTCAACAATGGATATTTGATGCTTGTACCACATGTGACACTGTTCTATAATATAAGGTGGGCACCGCATCAATGCCACACCTGAACTAACAATTTGATATACAAGTATGATAATTAAAACTTGCTAAACTTATATGAAAATACAGTAGTAAAATACAATACAAGTACAATAGTTAAAACTTGCTAAATTTCATATGAAAATACAGTAATAAAATACTTAATGTAAGAATAAACATTGTTAGTTTACTGTTTTGTTTGGGGAGAATAGATTGAAAATTATATCAATTTCATTTTTTGTGTGTTACTTTCTGAAACTATTAGATAAAGTGTGTGCCGTGTCAACATCTATCAGTAGATAACTATTTGTCCTTTTGCAACATTTACGTGGATTGTATACTGAACCAATCTCCATTAATGCATGATTACACAGATACGGATAGCAAAATCAAAGTTATGATCAAGATCATTGATGAGGACGCCGACTCTTTTGCAAAAAGAGCAGAAATGTACTACAAAAGGCGCCCAGAGCTGATGTCCCTGCTTGAGGAGTTATACCGTGCTTACCGAGCTTTAGCTGAAAGACATGACCATGCAGCCGGGGAACTCCGATCGGCTCGTCGAAAAATGGCAGAAGCATTTCCCGATGAATACCAGTTAGATTTGGATGATGACCTGCCATCTGAAACTGCATCCTCTGAAACTGACTCTGACAGCCGTGACATGACACCCTTTTTCCGCTCTTTCATCAACACCGGCGACTCGAAAAAACGTATTAAAGGTATCTGTACAAACTCACTTCTTTCATAGATGCAATATCCAAACATGAGTGAGATAAAACTAATACACATGTATTTGTATTGCAGATGATCAGGACCATGAGAAGTTACAGAAAGAAATTTCAAGCTTGTCACAGGAAAATCAAGACCTTAAGAAGAAGATTTCATCTGTGTTAGAAAAGAGTGAAAGTGCTGAATCTGAAGTTCGATCCCTCAAGGAGGCCCTTGCACAACAAGGTTCAGAGAAAGAAGCCGCCGTTTCACAATGCCAGCAATCCAGTGACAGGTTGCAGAACCTCAAGTCTGAAATATCACATACCCAGGAGGAATTCAAGAGGCTAAAAGAGGAGATGCAAAATGGCCTGCAGAATTTAAGCACTGCAGAGGAACAGTGCCTTCTGCTTGAGAGGGCTAACCAGGATTTGCATGTGGAGCTAGATAAGCTGAAGTATGCTTCAAAAGAGAAGCATGAAGAGCTTAATGAGAAACACATTGAACTGGAAAAGCTCAGCATCTCTATACAAGAGGAGCAGCTCAAGAGCATGCAAGCGGAAATGGCACGGCTGTCTTTAGAGAAGCAATTGGCACAAGTACAGGAGAAGCTGCGGCTTTTGTCTCTTGAAAAGCACGGTGAAACAAGTAAGTTTAAGGATGTTGAAGCAAGCAAGCTTATGCTTCAGAAAGAATTGGAGATGATTCGAGAAGAGAACCGTAAACTGGATGATCAAAACCACTCCTCGACATCCATGATAATTCGTCTGCAGGATGAGATAATTTCCTTGAAGAATGCACAACGGAAACTCAAGGAGGAGGTGTCTCGGCATGTGGAGGAAAAGAAGGTACTTCAAAATGAGCTTTCACACATAAAGAATGACAGAGGTGATGTTGAGAGGAAGCACTTCTCAATCAAGGAGCAAATACAAGTGGTTAATTTCAATGTGGAGTCACTCCAAGCAATTGCACAAGAGATGAGGGATGGAAATGTTGAGCTAAAGGAGACCATCAAGAATCATGATGGCGTGAAAGCGTTGTATGTTGAGAATCTGATGCAGCTGGAGAGAACGATGGAGAAAAATGCTCATTTGGAGAGATCTTTGTCAGCTGCTACCACCGAGGTTGCAGGATTGAGACAGAATAAGGCCACACTGGAAGAATCTTGCAAACAGCTTAGCTCCAAGATTAATGGCTACCAGTCTGAGAGATCCATGTTCATTGCGCGGATTGAGGGAATTTCTCATACCATGGAGAAGCTATCAGAGAAGAACGTGTTTTTGGAAAATTTATTATCTGAAAACAATACTGAGCTTGAAACCCATAGGATGAAGCTTAAAGACTTGGAAGAGTCTGCACAGGCACTCCGCAATCAGAATTCTTTACTTCGATCTGACAAGAGAACTCTTGTGCAGGAGGTACAATGCCTGATATCCCTTTTACTTTGTTAGTTCATTGTAATGCTAAAAGCGATGTAACTTCATCTAAAATAACATGTAACTTGATGCCTGTATTCTTTGATGTCGTCTCAGGTGGATAGCATCAATGGTGCTCTACTTGATTTGGAAACGCAGTATGCAGAGTTAGAAGGAAGGCATTTGGATCTCCAGCAGGAGAAAAACATGGTTCATAATGAAGCAGTCAAACTACAGGAACTGCTAAGGCTAGAGAGAGAGAAGAGCAAAGAACTCACCCACTCAGACAAGGCTCAGTTCAGTGCTATACAGAAGCAGATAGCCCTACTTCTAGAAGATGGACGGCATAAGGAGAACCAGCTTCAAGAGGAGGAGCACAAGATTGTTGAAGCTCAGATCGAGATTTTCATCTTGCAGAAGTGCTTAGGTGACATGGCAGAAGCAAATTCTGATGTCTCAGGGCAACTGCAGAAGCAACAAGAGGCACACAAAGTTCTTGaggagaaattggcatgtttgacacaGAACAACCAGAAGCTTACTGAAGGGATTGGTTCTGTGATGGAAGTACTACAGTTTGATGAGAAATATGGATCCTTGGATCTGATGAAGGTTGACGTAGTTGTGCAGCTCATCTTGCATGAGATTAAGTGCCTGCTGAACACCATTTCTGATGCCCAGGATGTCAAGCAGAACCAGATCCTTGAGAAGTCGCTTGTTGTCACCCTCCTGGAGCACTTTGGACGGGAGGTGGCGGATCTGAGGTCAGAAAGGAGTGTTCTGAGGCAAGAGTGGCAAGCGAAGAGCGAGGAACTGCTGCAACTGCAGAGTGAAAGGCATGACCTTCTAAAGATCAGCTGCGACTTGCGCAAGGACGTGGAGGCCCGTAACCGCAAAGTGGATGAGATGAAAGCTGATTCAAAGTTCTTGGTTCGACAACTCTCAGAGCTGCAAGAGTCACGCCAGTCACTGCAAGCTGAGATTATTAAGCTGATAGAAGAGAACTCCTCAATGGCAGGCAAACTTTATGACTCAAGGGAGAAAGAGAAGTCATTTGAAGATGATTTCAGTAATGTAATTGGTGAAGCAATCAGGACAGATATCCTTGGT
It encodes:
- the LOC119299247 gene encoding protein NETWORKED 1D-like — encoded protein: MSRTKMAANNPMRKYSWWWDSHISPKNSKWLQENLSDTDSKIKVMIKIIDEDADSFAKRAEMYYKRRPELMSLLEELYRAYRALAERHDHAAGELRSARRKMAEAFPDEYQLDLDDDLPSETASSETDSDSRDMTPFFRSFINTGDSKKRIKDDQDHEKLQKEISSLSQENQDLKKKISSVLEKSESAESEVRSLKEALAQQGSEKEAAVSQCQQSSDRLQNLKSEISHTQEEFKRLKEEMQNGLQNLSTAEEQCLLLERANQDLHVELDKLKYASKEKHEELNEKHIELEKLSISIQEEQLKSMQAEMARLSLEKQLAQVQEKLRLLSLEKHGETSKFKDVEASKLMLQKELEMIREENRKLDDQNHSSTSMIIRLQDEIISLKNAQRKLKEEVSRHVEEKKVLQNELSHIKNDRGDVERKHFSIKEQIQVVNFNVESLQAIAQEMRDGNVELKETIKNHDGVKALYVENLMQLERTMEKNAHLERSLSAATTEVAGLRQNKATLEESCKQLSSKINGYQSERSMFIARIEGISHTMEKLSEKNVFLENLLSENNTELETHRMKLKDLEESAQALRNQNSLLRSDKRTLVQEVDSINGALLDLETQYAELEGRHLDLQQEKNMVHNEAVKLQELLRLEREKSKELTHSDKAQFSAIQKQIALLLEDGRHKENQLQEEEHKIVEAQIEIFILQKCLGDMAEANSDVSGQLQKQQEAHKVLEEKLACLTQNNQKLTEGIGSVMEVLQFDEKYGSLDLMKVDVVVQLILHEIKCLLNTISDAQDVKQNQILEKSLVVTLLEHFGREVADLRSERSVLRQEWQAKSEELLQLQSERHDLLKISCDLRKDVEARNRKVDEMKADSKFLVRQLSELQESRQSLQAEIIKLIEENSSMAGKLYDSREKEKSFEDDFSNVIGEAIRTDILGVVFRSLHDERTSELQALHEDFGCLHAAGNELYQEIRLMNKKLGDLQLENNYLEKELSRTLSICDGSSPEIGSARRRTMRRDTKLLKSGRKSLQEGAVNVEQRKEVDNAGLEKSNEMLREELHKLQSEMQLLKNNEQPVIDVRSCDAEISKLLANMQIATANAALFKEKVLELIVACESSEISEIVQKEVLKEEISRRNSYVDALKDKLNAVEIENRRLKVDLNGDFTVLGALQTEVSALERQTLSLAKDCVPSNKLKKEEFLLSPQLSKIAVRPSDDQNSPKLVKDMELQRLHGTIKALQKVVTDTGVVLEQERLDFSSNLQDARKQIEMLKLKDALDSDASDANYERMLKDIQLDLVQTPSRRAIGSHRLKKKITAQPDDKMLALWSVVRTSSGSSRHDDLRPPQSEAASEKDKGRRSTSELMLVKDLVVDKQDLPRPVVTTTEPHREWKKKVIERLSSDAQRLRDLQSILQELRASVEASGESELESVRAQMIESEEAITQLIDTNGKLLTKAEEFTLADGLDGGGVDLRSRSQRKILERVRKMSEKVGRLEMEMQKFQQVLLKHEEERASRRAAKTVQRRSRVQLVEYLYGKRRGGGDGGSRRQKRGPSCCMRAKAIDD